One Lycium barbarum isolate Lr01 chromosome 5, ASM1917538v2, whole genome shotgun sequence genomic window carries:
- the LOC132641615 gene encoding putative 1-phosphatidylinositol-3-phosphate 5-kinase FAB1C isoform X3 — MGVPDSSVLDLIEKVRTWISWGKSDRTDMDVNSCKNCYECKMKFTDSCLKFHCLSCNRVFCRDCGVHIFGSSDVFDIKSCKFCSDQSNCNKSSRKFCDKIYPSESPRESPEPPSPNFSSDLFDGDSTHDASKGSFTAFSSHPSLVSLRHSPTRSDDDGGGDCTNQPYSPSTDYCHDTSDIESSSVSTRHKFYHLGSFGSSPSNSPSRICFTSNRVGHSVQDQQETPRSQNDEDSETADDRVDKLVCRDHFEKQQKPLDFENNGPIWFPPPPDDEDAEAQNNFFTYDDEDDEIGETGATFSSGSLSSIFPAKEKQQSDPLQAVVQGHFRALVLQLLQGENIHSGKESTADDWIDIVTSLAWQAANYVKPDTSKGGSMDPVDYVKVKCIASGSRSESTLVKGVVCTKNIKHKRMTSQYKNARLLVLGGALEYQRAANQLASFDTLLQQEREHLKVIVSRIEAHHPNVLLVEKSVSSYAQDLLLAKEISLVLNVKGPLLERIARCTGALITPSVDNIATTRLGHCELFHLEKVSEEHEHANQSNKKPAKTLMFFNGCPRRLGCTVLLRGSCREELKKLKKVVQYAVFAAYHLSLETSFLADEGASLPKVSPAPSIADFENLPLFLEQDTGPVGSVEIEEQTNEGSLETSGQEESQPRELGELTKLERSDETEASNEFYSAADSRQSILVSFSSRCVLNGTVCVRSRLLRIKFYGSFDKPLGRYLQDDLFGQISSCQSCKEPAEAHVICYTHQQANLTINVRRLSSVNSLPGERDKKIWMWHRCLKCAQIEGVPPATRRVIMSDAAWGLSFGKFLELSFSNHATANRVASCGHSLQRDCLRYYGCGSMVAFFRYSPIDILSVRLPPLTLEFSGYTEQEWLKKEAAELLCKAKALYAEISSAFRRIEEKSSSLECELSDTTQLHDCIIELKDLLMKEKDDYHDFLQPDDEETFDRGQAAMDILELNRLRHSLVIASHVWDRRLLSVKSFLQKSSGSEDCGSCNELIDWRRDMFLNNDTLEHVYEESVPEFSDLDEYPEKALQSEQEGTRVSRESSMLTSSESESMQEIQMEGENAVIARTSLERAPSAASVLSDQIDFAWSGTDRSPKKAQLLLMLQGDGSEAAPFRQPSQLDLPPFRRITTPARVHSFDSAMRLQDRIKKGLPPSSLHLSSIRSFHASGDYRNMIRDPVSSVQRTYSQMSPSEAHKFNLLMGSSPSFISYASLIPDGARLMVPQNSHRDVVLAVYDSEPTSIISYALCSKVYNDWVEPGWNTSDINKEAGVGPTLSAWQSFGSLDMDYMHYGSCGSEDASSTITSLFTDSKSSPHLRISFDDESSSSGGKVKFSVTCYFAKQFDALRRKCCPDELDFVRSLSRCKRWSAQGGKSNVYFAKSLDERFIIKQVQKTELDSFEEFAPEYFKYLTDSINSRSPTCLAKILGIFQI; from the exons ATGGGAGTACCTGATAGTTCAGTACTGGATTTGATAGAGAAAGTTAGGACTTGGATATCGTGGGGTAAAAGTGATCGAACCGATATGGATGTTAACAGTTGCAAAAACTGTTATGAATGCAAGATGAAGTTTACTGATTCTTGCCTCAAGTTCCATTGCCTAAGTTGCAATCGAGTATTCTGCAGGGATTGTGGTGTGCACATTTTTGGATCTTCGGATGTTTTTGATATCAAGAGTTGCAAATTTTGTTCTGACCAAAGCAATTGTAATAAAAGTTCAAGGAAGTTTTGTGACAAAATTTATCCTTCTGAATCTCCGAGGGAAAGTCCAGAACCGCCGTCACCAAATTTCAGTAGTGACTTATTTGATGGTGATTCTACCCATGATGCTAGTAAGGGTAGTTTTACAGCCTTTTCAAGTCATCCATCTCTGGTGTCTCTGCGTCACTCGCCAACCAG GAGTGATGATGATGGAGGAGGGGACTGCACGAATCAACCTTATAGCCCATCAACTGATTATTGTCATGATACTTCTGATATAGAATCAAGTAGTGTTAGTACTAGACATAAATTTTACCATCTTGGATCATTTGGATCTAGTCCTTCAAACAGCCCCTCTAGGATTTGTTTTACTTCCAATAGAGTTGGGCATTCTGTACAGGACCAACAAGAGACTCCAAGGTCTCAGAATGATGAGGATTCAGAGACTGCTGATGACCGTGTTGACAAATTGGTTTGCCGAGACCATTTTGAGAAGCAGCAAAAGCCATTGGATTTTGAAAACAACGGTCCTATATGGTTTCCTCCTCCACCTGATGATGAAGATGCCGAGGCACAAAATAATTTCTTCACATATGATGACGAGGATGATGAAATTGGAGAGACAGGCGCAACGTTCTCAAGTGGGAGCCTTTCCAGCATTTTCCCTGCAAAGGAGAAACAACAATCAGATCCATTACAAGCTGTTGTACAGGGTCATTTCAGGGCTCTTGTCTTGCAGCTATTGCAAGGTGAAAATATACATTCCGGGAAAGAAAGCACTGCTGATGACTGGATTGACATAGTCACATCACTAGCATGGCAAGCTGCGAATTATGTGAAGCCTGATACTAGTAAAGGAGGAAGCATGGATCCAGTTGATTATGTGAAGGTTAAGTGCATAGCTTCAGGAAGCCGAAGTGAAAG CACCCTCGTTAAAGGAGTAGTTTGTACTAAGAATATCAAACACAAGCGAATGACTTCACAGTACAAAAATGCCCGATTGCTCGTCTTAGGAGGAGCACTTGAGTACCAAAGAGCTGCCAATCAGTTGGCATCTTTTGACACCTTATTGCAACAG GAAAGGGAGCACCTGAAGGTGATCGTTTCAAGAATAGAGGCCCATCATCCTAATGTGCTACTTGTGGAGAAAAGTGTGTCTTCATATGCTCAGGATCTTCTATTGGCAAAAGAGATCTCGTTGGTGTTAAATGTTAAGGGCCCACTGCTAGAGCGAATAGCCAGGTGTACTGGTGCTCTTATAACCCCATCCGTTGATAACATAGCCACAACAAGATTGGGACATTGTGAACTTTTTCACTTAGAAAAGGTCTCTGAAGAGCATGAACATGCCAACCAATCGAACAAGAAGCCAGCAAAAACTCTAATGTTTTTTAATGGTTGTCCCAGGCGCTTAGGTTGCACG GTCTTGCTGAGGGGCTCATGTCGTGAAGAGCTGAAGAAGCTGAAGAAGGTTGTTCAGTACGCTGTATTTGCTGCATATCATCTGTCTCTTGAGACATCGTTCCTTGCTGATGAGGGTGCTAGTCTACCTAAAGTGTCCCCAGCACCATCAATTGCAGATTTTGAAAATCTACCACTTTTTCTGGAACAAGATACAGGACCTGTTGGTTCTGTTGAAATTGAAGAACAAACTAATGAAGGATCGCTAGAAACTTCAGGTCAAGAAGAGAGTCAACCGAGAGAACTAGGAGAGCTGACAAAGCTTGAAAGGTCAGATGAAACCGAAGCCTCCAATGAATTTTATTCAGCTGCTGACAGTCGTCAGAGCATATTGGTGTCCTTCTCTAGTCGATGTGTTCTGAATGGAACAGTGTGTGTACGTTCTCGGCTCCTTCGCATCAAGTTTTATGGTTCTTTCGATAAGCCACTTGGGCGATATCTTCAGGATGATCTTTTTGGTCAG ATATCTTCCTGTCAATCGTGCAAGGAGCCAGCTGAGGCTCATGTCATCTGTTATACACACCAGCAGGCGAATCTTACCATAAACGTTAGACGTCTTTCCTCGGTGAATTCGCTTCCTGGCGAACGGGACAAAAAGATTTGGATGTGGCATCGATGCCTTAAGTGTGCACAAATAGAGGGAGTTCCACCAGCTACTCGCAGAGTAATAATGTCAGATGCCGCTTGGGGACTCTCGTTCGGGAAGTTCTTGGAACTCAGTTTTTCAAATCATGCAACAGCTAACCGTGTTGCTAGCTGTGGTCATTCTCTCCAAAGAGACTGCCTCCGATATTATGG GTGTGGAAGTATGGTAGCGTTCTTCCGCTATTCTCCTATTGATATTCTGTCAGTTCGTCTGCCCCCATTAACTCTCGAGTTTAGTGGCTACACAGAACAGGAGTGGTTAAAAAAAGAAGCTGCCGAG TTACTGTGTAAAGCCAAAGCCTTGTACGCAGAGATATCAAGTGCCTTTCGCAGGATTGAAGAGAAAAGTTCCTCTTTAGAATGTGAACTATCCGATACAACTCAATTGCATGACTGCATCATTGAGTTAAAGGACCTGCTTATGAAGGAAAAGGATGATTACCAT GACTTTCTTCAACCGGATGATGAAGAAACTTTCGACCGAGGGCAGGCAGCAATGGACATTCTTGAGCTAAATCGCTTGAGGCATTCCCTCGTGATTGCTTCGCATGTTTGGGATCGTCGGCTTTTGTCAGTGAAGTCCTTCCTCCAAAAGAGTTCCGGTTCAGAAGATTGTGGATCTTGTAATGAGCTGATAGATTGGAGAAGGGACATGTTTCTAAATAACGACACTCTTGAACATGTTTATGAAGAGTCTGTGCCTGAGTTCTCCGACTTAGATGAATATCCCGAGAAAGCTTTGCAGTCTGAACAGGAGGGAACTCGCGTATCCCGAGAAAGCTCCATGTTAACCTCATCTGAGAGTGAGAGCATGCAGGAAATTCAGATGGAAGGAGAGAATGCAGTTATTGCTAGAACATCCTTGGAGCGAGCTCCTTCAGCTGCATCGGTCCTTTCTGATCAGATAGATTTTGCTTGGTCCGGCACTGACCGATCCCCCAAAAAAGCTCAGTTACTTCTTATGCTACAAGGAGATGGATCTGAAGCTGCTCCTTTCag ACAACCAAGTCAACTTGATTTGCCTCCTTTTAGAAGAATAACGACACCTGCAAGAGTTCACTCGTTCGACTCTGCTATGAGACTTCAAGACAGAATCAAGAAAGGGTTGCCGCCTTCTTCGTTGCATTTATCATCAATTAGGTCTTTTCATGCTTCTGGAGACTACAGGAATATGATCAGAGACCCTGTTTCCAGTGTTCAGAGAACTTATTCTCAGATGTCACCTAGTGAGGCTCATAAGTTTAATCTACTAATGGGTTCTTCGCCCTCGTTTATTTCTTATGCATCTCTTATACCCGACGGAGCTCGGTTGATGGTGCCACAAAATAGTCACAGAGATGTTGTCCTAGCTGTTTATGACAGTGAACCTACTAGCATTATATCTTATGCACTTTGTTCAAAAGTGTATAATGACTGGGTGGAGCCGGGTTGGAACACAAGTGACATCAACAAGGAGGCTGGAGTGGGTCCTACCCTTTCGGCATGGCAATCTTTTGGCTCTCTAGACATGGATTATATGCATTACGGGAGCTGTGGTTCAGAAGATGCTTCGAGTACAATTACGTCCCTTTTTACAGATTCAAAAAGTTCTCCTCACCTAAGGATCTCTTTTGATGACGAATCTTCGAGTAGTGGGGGAAAGGTGAAATTTTCAGTAACTTGTTACTTTGCAAAGCAGTTTGATGCTCTTAGGAGGAAGTGTTGTCCTGATGAACTGGATTTTGTACGTTCCTTAAGCCGTTGTAAAAGATGGAGTGCTCAAGGGGGAAAGAGCAATGTCTACTTTGCCAAGTCGTTGGATGAAAGATTCATAATAAAACAAGTTCAGAAAACTGAGTTGGACTCTTTCGAAGAATTTGCACCGGAGTACTTCAAATATTTAACCGATTCTATTAACTCACGGAGTCCGACTTGCCTTGCAAAAATTCTTGGAATATTCCAG ATTTAg